A genome region from Camelina sativa cultivar DH55 chromosome 10, Cs, whole genome shotgun sequence includes the following:
- the LOC104716453 gene encoding UPF0725 protein At4g29550-like, producing the protein MSSVFECPRPYGISVSGIMFNKEGDPYRVNPITGKPYFVDPSLLPPGELRKLLGLPPSDDDDYVDDVDYTLPPIIEPFTIPDFPVPSGPPLESLRYPIYEKITPRHLLGKVGLHCYNLQKGTNFQYLCGSGSIHKDTGIFTSLLRNSNSQLESRVLYNEVEEKRCSTMITTLCRLKPPEEEEEVERDLCAAFDRLAVDDFFKGDISDWVPDGATDNLQYYEMKESDVEEHKQWLHLYAELAFFTTLDRFLDELRWAQPFELRKIIVQTREYVEPKKKAKAENAIFYISFKTRGGGENYNAIIRRTMDGTPDHMSLEVKCFKM; encoded by the exons ATGTCGTCTGTGTTCGAGTGTCCTCGCCCTTATGGGATTTCGGTTTCGGGCATCATGTTTAAT AAAGAAGGAGACCCATATCGCGTGAACCCTATAACAGGCAAGCCCTATTTCGTTGACCCATCTCTCTTACCGCCGGGTGAGCTGAGGAAGCTGCTGGGGTTGCCCCCTtccgatgatgatgattatgttgatgatgttgattATACACTGCCGCCCATCATAGAACCTTTTACCATTCCTGACTTCCCCGTACCATCGGGCCCGCCATTGGAATCTCTAAGATATCCTATATACGAGAAGATTACACCTcgg caCTTACTTGGCAAAGTTGGACTTCATTGCTACAATCTTCAAAAG GGGACAAACTTCCAATATTTGTGTGGATCTGGGAGTATCCACAAGGATACTGGAATATTTACTTCCCTGTTACGCAATTCCAATAGCCAACTCGAATCAAGGGTTCTGTATAATGAGGTTGAGGAGAAACGTTGCTCGACTATGATTACAACGCTCTGCAGGCTTAAGCCTCCAG aggaggaggaggaggtggaacGCGACCTATGTGCGGCCTTTGACAGACTTGCCGTGGATGATTTCTTCAAAGGTGACATTTCCGATTGGGTGCCTGACGGTGCCACTGATAATCTCCAATACTACGAG ATGAAAGAATCAGACGTGGAAGAACACAAGCAATGGCTTCATCTGTATGCGGAACTTGCATTCTTTACCACGTTAGACCGTTTCCTG GACGAACTGAGGTGGGCACAACCATTTGAGCTGAGAAAGATCATTGTGCAAACCAGAGAATATGTGGAGCCGAAGAAGAAGGCCAAGGCCGAGAATGCAATCTTCTACATTTCCTTCAAAACCCGTGGCGGCGGTGAAAACTACAATGCTATCATAAGGAGAACAATGGATGGAACGCCAGATCATATGTCGCTTGAAGTCAAGTGTTTTAAGATGTGA
- the LOC104716451 gene encoding calcium uniporter protein 1, mitochondrial-like, with translation MVMMNKLLSHRLFNMSKMASQGLMNCRISSSSLALRTRVPNDLGEATIDPEPGDLTISRRFLHKISMSRADGTMKMSIGEGLIEKLREMDVNKDRIRLDGLSHHRMVEKDKEETESLGLTVQDVKKLLRASQIEVVKTKLLETGKIWIRYSDFVRVCSDSSLDPSQGPWIAKMLDDSGNVIVLGDSVCLRPDQVTKSIEGLLPLPQIRSPNDPRRNELKELEAIKTVIDEKAHSLVRRELWAGLGYLIIQTAGFMRLTFWDLTWDVMEPICFYVTSVYFMAGYTFFLRTSREPSFEGFYQSRFEARQRKLMKTQDFDVGRYDELKKLFNPKPSAAVSKILGTLQN, from the exons atggtgatgatgaataAGCTTTTGTCGCATCGTTTGttcaatatgtcaaaaatgGCGTCGCAGGGTTTAATGAACTGTCGTATCTCGTCTTCTTCGTTAGCCCTGCGAACTAGGGTTCCTAACGATCTAGGAGAAGCCACGATTGATCCGGAGCCTGGTGATTTGACGATTTCTAGGAGGTTTTTGCACAAAATCTCAATGAGTCGGGCGGATGGTACTATGAAGATGTCGATTGGGGAGGGTTTGATTGAGAAGCTTCGAGAAATGGATGTGAACAAGGACAGGATCCGATTAGACGGGCTTTCTCATCATCGGATGGTGGAGAAGGATAAGGAGGAGACGGAGTCGTTGGGGCTTACAGTGCAAGACGTTAAGAAGTTGCTAAGAGCGTCACAGATCGAAGTTGTTAAAACGAAGCTGTTGGAGACCGGGAAAATCTGGATTCGTTACTCTGATTTCGTACGTGTTTGTAGTGATTCTTCGTTGGATCCTTCTCAAGGACCTTGGATCGCTAAGATGCTTGACGATTCTGGAAACGTAATCGTTTTGGGTGATTCTGTTTGTTTAAGACCTGATCAG GTAACCAAGTCCATTGAAGGCTTGCTTCCTTTACCACAGATCCGTAGCCCAAATGACCCAAGAAGAAATGAACTAAAAGAGCTTGAAGCCATAAAGACGGTCATAGACGAGAAAGCACATTCTTTGGTGAGAAGAGAGCTTTGGGCTGGTCTAGGTTACTTGATCATCCAGACCGCAGGGTTCATGAGGCTAACGTTCTGGGATCTCACCTGGGATGTTATGGAGCCAATCTGTTTCTATGTCACATCGGTATATTTCATGGCGGGTTACACTTTTTTCCTCAGGACATCGAGGGAGCCTTCCTTTGAAGGGTTTTACCAAAGCAGGTTTGAGGCTAGACAGAGGAAACTGATGAAAACTCAGGATTTTGATGTTGGGAGGTACGATGAGCTGAAGAAGCTGTTTAATCCCAAACCTTCTGCTGCTGTTTCCAAGATTCTTGGAACTCTAcagaattga
- the LOC109124888 gene encoding elongation of fatty acids protein 3-like: protein MSTALINSLTYYLSEHPYIVGFRWSNSQSWGSTWSFLFTSISLYIAVSSTLHIILSAVLRRNRSVPLGHIPELHSLLMSLLSATIFAGILLSAAAEIRDTRWFWRRSKTATPLQWLLCFPLGTRPSGRVFFWSYAFYLTRFLHMFRTIFAVLRRRRLAVSQLFCNSAMAFTSFLWLEFSQSYQILAILSTTLVYSVVYGYRFWTGFGLPGLAFPSFVVNCQLVLVGCNLVSHAGVLTMHLFKGGCNGIGAWGLNSVLNGAILLLFLNFYLRMHSPMRRRINNTSPEIELPANVTEKNLIMG, encoded by the coding sequence ATGTCAACGGCTCTGATCAACTCTCTCACATACTACCTCTCAGAGCATCCATACATCGTCGGGTTCCGTTGGAGCAACAGCCAATCATGGGGCTCCACGTGGTCTTTCCTCTTCACCTCAATATCTCTCTACATCGCCGTCTCCTCCACCCTCCACATCATCCTCTCCGCCGTACTCCGCCGTAACCGGTCCGTTCCTTTAGGCCACATCCCCGAACTCCACAGCCTTCTCATGTCACTTCTCTCCGCCACCATTTTCGCCGGAATTCTCCTCTCAGCCGCCGCGGAGATCCGTGATACACGGTGGTTCTGGCGGCGGAGCAAAACCGCCACTCCTCTCCAGTGGCTTCTCTGCTTCCCTCTCGGGACTCGTCCCTCCGGTCGTGTCTTCTTTTGGTCATACGCGTTTTACCTCACACGTTTCCTCCACATGTTTCGTACGATCTTCGCCGTTTTGCGTCGCCGGAGACTCGCCGTGTCACAGCTCTTCTGCAACTCCGCCATGGCCTTCACGTCGTTCCTCTGGCTCGAATTCTCGCAGTCGTACCAGATTCTAGCGATTTTATCGACGACGCTGGTTTACTCGGTGGTTTACGGGTACAGATTCTGGACCGGGTTTGGTTTACCCGGTTTGGCTTTCCCTTCGTTTGTGGTGAATTGTCAGTTGGTTCTCGTGGGCTGCAATCTCGTGTCTCACGCTGGGGTTCTTACGATGCACCTCTTTAAAGGTGGATGCAATGGGATCGGCGCGTGGGGTTTAAACTCGGTTCTCAACGGTGCGATTTTGTTGCTTTTCCTCAACTTTTATTTGAGAATGCATTCTCCTATGCGACGCCGTATCAACAACACTTCGCCGGAGATTGAATTACCAGCCAACGTAACGGAGAAGAATCTCATCATGGGTTGA
- the LOC104716450 gene encoding elongation of fatty acids protein 3-like, with translation MSTALINSLTYYLSEHPYIVGFRWSNSQSWGSTWSFLFTSISLYIAVSSTLHIILSAVLRRNRSVPLGHIPELHSLLMSLLSATIFAGILLSAAAEIRDTRWFWRRSKTATPLQWLLCFPLGTRPSGRVFFWSYAFYLTRFLHMFRTIFAVLRRRRLAVSQLFCNSAMAFTSFLWLEFSQSYQILAILSTTLVYSVVYGYRFWTGFGLPGLAFPSFVVNCQLVLVGCNLVSHAGVLTMHLFKGGCNGIGAWGLNSVLNGAILLLFLNFYLRMHSPMRRRINNTSPEIELPANVTEKNLIMG, from the exons ATGTCAACGGCTCTGATCAACTCTCTCACATACTACCTCTCAGAGCATCCATACATCGTCGGGTTCCGTTGGAGCAACAGCCAATCATGGGGCTCCACGTGGTCTTTCCTCTTCACCTCAATATCTCTCTACATCGCCGTCTCCTCCACCCTCCACATCATCCTCTCCGCCGTACTCCGCCGTAACCGGTCCGTTCCTTTAGGCCACATCCCCGAACTCCACAGCCTTCTCATGTCACTTCTCTCCGCCACCATTTTCGCCGGAATTCTCCTCTCAGCCGCCGCGGAGATCCGTGATACACGGTGGTTCTGGCGGCGGAGCAAAACCGCCACTCCTCTCCAGTGGCTTCTCTGCTTCCCTCTCGGGACTCGTCCCTCCGGTCGTGTCTTCTTTTGGTCATACGCGTTTTACCTCACACGTTTCCTCCACATGTTTCGTACGATCTTCGCCGTTTTGCGTCGCCGGAGACTCGCCGTGTCACAGCTCTTCTGCAACTCCGCCATGGCCTTCACGTCGTTCCTCTGGCTCGAATTCTCGCAGTCGTACCAGATTCTAGCGATTTTATCGACGACGCTGGTTTACTCGGTGGTTTACGGGTACAGATTCTGGACCGGGTTTGGTTTACCCGGTTTGGCTTTCCCTTCGTTTGTGGTGAATTGTCAGTTGGTTCTCGTGGGN TGCAATCTCGTGTCTCACGCTGGGGTTCTTACGATGCACCTCTTTAAAGGTGGATGCAATGGGATCGGCGCGTGGGGTTTAAACTCGGTTCTCAACGGTGCGATTTTGTTGCTTTTCCTCAACTTTTATTTGAGAATGCATTCTCCTATGCGACGCCGTATCAACAACACTTCGCCGGAGATTGAATTACCAGCCAACGTAACGGAGAAGAATCTCATCATGGGTTGA